One Miscanthus floridulus cultivar M001 chromosome 11, ASM1932011v1, whole genome shotgun sequence DNA window includes the following coding sequences:
- the LOC136490579 gene encoding ABA-inducible protein PHV A1-like: MSRLMAAMLLGGAHVAGAAKLTGNTAVKQALPTPACFLPPRPQPASWTRICLQAAPRSSQAYDNAPEDRREIRDKYKDAAEQAKDATGDAKEHAKRMAGEAKDKAGRMTEQASDTAERAKEQTKGMAEGAAETASRAAERAKHETRDAAREAADRAGHVKERGKEMGHEAADTASRATEKAKQEARDAAREAADRAGHVKERAKEVGHEAAHRAQETAREAKDRTGEAAERAKEMGREAAGRAQETARAAKDRTGEAAERAVEGTVLAGEKVVEMTKEGAGKVAETAQTIGAMAKQEARRTWDSAKEAAHSVKDSVVPDEDVDAAMKERDRIARERNKREAREKGSGLP; encoded by the exons ATGTCCAGGCTGATGGCCGCCATGCTGCTCGGGGGCGCGCATGTCGCCGGCGCCGCCAAGCTCACTGGCAACACTGCCGTCAAGCAGGCTCTCCCCACGCCGGCGTGCTTCCTTCCTCCGCGCCCGCAGCCGGCGAGCTGGACCCGCATCTGCTTGCAGGCTGCGCCAAGATCGTCCCAG GCGTACGACAACGCGCCGGAGGACCGGAGGGAGATCAGGGACAAGTACAAGGACGCGGCGGAGCAGGCGAAGGACGCCACCGGCGATGCCAAGGAGCACGCCAAGAGGATGGCCGGGGAGGCGAAGGACAAGGCCGGCCGCATGACGGAACAGGCGTCGGACACTGCGGAGAGGGCCAAGGAGCAGACGAAGGGCATGGCGGAGGGCGCCGCGGAGACGGCGTCCCGGGCGGCGGAGAGGGCGAAGCACGAGACGCGTGACGCGGCGCGGGAGGCCGCGGACAGGGCGGGACACGTGAAGGAGCGTGGCAAGGAGATGGGGCACGAGGCCGCGGACACGGCGTCCCGGGCGACGGAGAAGGCGAAGCAGGAGGCGCGTGACGCGGCGCGGGAGGCCGCGGACAGGGCGGGGCACGTGAAGGAGCGGGCCAAGGAGGTGGGGCACGAGGCCGCGCACCGGGCGCAGGAGACGGCGAGGGAGGCCAAGGACCGGACGGGTGAGGCGGCGGAGCGGGCCAAGGAGATGGGGCGCGAGGCCGCGGGCCGGGCGCAGGAGACGGCGAGGGCAGCCAAGGACCGCACGGGTGAGGCGGCGGAGCGGGCCGTGGAGGGCACCGTGTTGGCCGGGGAGAAAGTGGTGGAGATGACCAAGGAGGGTGCCGGGAAGGTGGCCGAGACGGCGCAGACGATCGGGGCCATGGCGAAGCAGGAGGCGCGGAGGACCTGGGACTCGGCCAAGGAGGCCGCGCACAGCGTCAAGGACAGCGTGGTCCCTGACGAGGACGTGGACGCCGCCATGAAGGAGCGGGACCGGATCGCGCGGGAGCGGAACAAGAGGGAGGCCAGGGAGAAGGGCTCAGGCTTGCCGTAG
- the LOC136494682 gene encoding protein ENDOSPERM DEFECTIVE 1-like — MPPPLPVPPTTAARPRRRGREVSSRYLSTPVPSTPRLSTASAASSTRSRSPTPSPRGRQRAATPFANENHPPPPPPPTGTVARRRAVQKLFDETGAGNPRASLGSNSSASAVPAPTPRPLPRSTSRPAAHTERRGYPRLPTPAHAGSSCPSSAAVESDAASCCSSSDTSSTATDFSEADVALGMAPAAPCESPPLRGPASCRGGRLSSELRSSVPESGGSSRASNPLCYRSLNSALSISMAMAGKLTAAGRPPQPQGPKAADLKKATIVGGRKVAGKQEDVHQLRLMDNSYLQYRFLNAWAEAAGKAKAAAAEKSLYGLEEKIASLRASVAEKRAGVERMQRDHRLSSVVNAQVPYLKQWSDIEGGHASCLIGATTALYNASLRLPIIGSVNANCEELTEVLKSATQLLEPLSPCIENFLPKVQQIDDVACNLAQVIATERTLIEECGNLLYQAQNLQMRESSLRSQVMQLKENEAK, encoded by the exons ATGCCGCCTCCGCTACCCGTACCGCCGACGACTGCGGCCCGTCCGCGCCGCCGCGGAAGGGAAGTCAGCTCCCGGTACCTCTCGACGCCCGTCCCCTCGACCCCGCGCCTCTCCACCGCCTCCGCGGCCTCCTCCACGCGGTCGCGCTCCCCGACGCCGTCGCCTCGTGGACGGCAGCGGGCGGCCACGCCCTTCGCCAACGAGAACCacccgcccccgccgccacctcccACGGGCACCGTCGCGCGCCGGCGGGCCGTGCAGAAGCTTTTCGACGAGACGGGCGCCGGCAACCCGCGCGCCTCGCTGGGCTCCAACTCCTCTGCCTCCGCCGTCCCAGCACCTACTCCGCGGCCGCTCCCGCGCTCCACCAGCCGGCCGGCCGCGCACACCGAGCGGAGAGGGTACCCGCGCCTTCCGACGCCCGCGCATGCAGGCTCCTCCTGCCCTTCCTCTGCCGCGGTGGAATCCGACGCTGCCTCGTGCTGCTCTTCGTCTGATACGTCGTCCACGGCCACTGACTTCTCTGAGGCCGATGTGGCGCTCGGGATGGCCCCAGCCGCGCCGTGCGAGAGCCCGCCGCTGCGGGGCCCAGCGTCCTGCCGCGGGGGACGCCTCTCGTCAGAGCTCCGATCATCGGTGCCGGAGTCGGGCGGGTCCTCGCGGGCGTCCAACCCACTGTGCTACCGCTCGCTCAACTCGGCACTGTCGATCTCAATGGCGATGGCTGGGAAGCTGACGGCAGCAGGGAGGCCACCACAGCCGCAAGGGCCGAAGGCAGCTGATCTGAAGAAGGCGACGATCGTGGGGGGCAGGAAGGTCGCGGGGAAGCAGGAAGACGTGCACCAGCTGCGGCTGATGGACAATTCGTACCTCCAGTACAGGTTCCTCAACGCCTGGGCTGAGGCTGCAGGCAAGGCCAAGGCGGCTGCTGCAGAG AAATCGTTGTACGGGCTCGAGGAGAAGATTGCCAGCCTCAGGGCATCTGTTGCTGAGAAGAGGGCAGGGGTGGAGAGGATGCAGAGGGATCATAGATTGAGTTCAGTAGTAAATGCGCAG GTGCCATATTTGAAGCAGTGGAGTGACATTGAGGGGGGTCATGCAAGCTGCCTTATAGGGGCAACAACAGCACTATATAACGCCTCGTTAAGGCTACCAATCATTGGGAGTGTAAAT GCCAACTGCGAGGAACTTACAGAAGTCCTTAAGTCGGCAACACAATTGCTTGAACCGCTTTCACCTTGTATCGAAAATTTCCTGCCAAAG GTCCAACAAATCGACGATGTGGCATGTAATCTTGCCCAAGTTATCGCTACTGAGAGAACCTTAATAGAGGAGTGTGGTAATCTCCTATACCAAGCACAGAACCTACAG ATGAGGGAGAGCAGCTTGAGGAGTCAAGTGATGCAACTGAAAGAAAATGAAGCGAAGTAA